A genomic stretch from Gopherus evgoodei ecotype Sinaloan lineage chromosome 18, rGopEvg1_v1.p, whole genome shotgun sequence includes:
- the LOC115637067 gene encoding olfactory receptor class A-like protein 4, producing MMMGLSLDACTAKVPQLWEEVGFLGWHGHLDITGQPCVAFTGLSGHARAMTSDALSQGNVVQVTLYGALVLLCLLGNSLVLLTVLAMTVKRGTMAASDLLLANLSTVNLLLTAMRNTLIFTADLGLQLSLSAAWCRVFMFTWVLLRAMSTWATSCLSIFHCRTIRKQHPLGAREARGARDAAIAVSALWMANALYSLPALVYSSHMAGNTTLPPMLVSSTIRPLLGCTWAFPSQQSGLAYATASLVIHETVPVVLMLGANVYTLHKLKGHVRAMGAENGVARFASERRAAKVILALVILFVGCWGTNTLAVSYHSFTSWPAAPFLLQAANFCASLFLGMSPLVILAGHSQLQRTLRRMICAR from the coding sequence ATGATGATGGGATTGTCTCTGGATGCCTGCACAGccaaggtgccccagctctgggaggaggtggGTTTCCTAGGCTGGCACGGGCACTTGGATATAACAGGCCAGCCTTGTGTTGCTTTCACAGGGCTTTCGGGGCATGCCAGAGCAATGACATCGGATGCGCTGTCTCAGGGCAATGTGGTGCAGGTGACTCTGTATGGTGCTCTGGTCCTCCTCTGCCTGCTGGGCAATAGCCTGGTTCTCCTAACGGTCCTTGCCATGACTGTGAAGCGTGGCACCATGGCTGCCTCTGACCTTCTCCTGGCCAACCTCTCCACTGTCAACCTCCTTCTCACAGCTATGCGGAACACGCTGATCTTCACAGCTGACCTGGGGCTACAGCTCTCCTTGTCCGCTGCTTGGTGTAGGGTCTTCATGTTCACCTGGGTGCTCTTGAGAGCTATGAGCACCTGGGCCACTTCTTGCTTGAGCATCTTCCATTGCCGAACCATAAGGAAGCAGCATCCCCTAGGGGCTAGGGAAGCCAGAGGGGCCAGGGACGCAGCTATCGCTGTGTCTGCCCTCTGGATGGCGAATGCGTTGTACTCTCTTCCTGCCTTGGTGTATTCCAGCCACATGGCTGGGAATACCACTCTCCCCCCAATGCTAGTGAGCAGTACCATCAGGCCTTTGCTGGGCTGCACATGGGCTTTCCCTTCCCAGCAGAGCGGGCTGGCCTATGCCACAGCTTCCTTAGTCATCCACGAAACCGTGCCCGTGGTCCTGATGCTGGGCGCCAACGTGTACACCTTGCACAAACTGAAAGGGCACGTGAGAGCCATGGGGGCTGAGAACGGGGTGGCCAGGTTTGCCTCTGAGCGGAGAGCTGCCAAGGTCATCCTGGCCCTGGTCATTCTGTTTGTGGGCTGCTGGGGGACCAACACGCTGGCAGTCAGTTACCACAGCTTCACCAGCTGGCCCGCCGCACCCTTCCTGCTTCAGGCTGCAAATTTCTGTGCCTCGCTCTTCTTGGGGATGAGCCCCCTGGTAATCCTGGCAGGGCACAGCCAGCTGCAAAGGACGCTCCGGAGAATGATCTGTGCACGCTAA